AAGAAATGTTGGTAACAATTTTGAATCTTACCACTGAACTCCAAATAAATGTACCAAAGCCACTTAATGTTGCTATTAATATGTAACATGTGTTCCCTTGAGGGCTTAACAACTTGAGTGCTTTTTTCCAAAAAGCACATTCGTAAAAATAGTAAACAATATTCATGAATTATTTGATGACATTAAGTTTGTGTGATGAAGCAGAAATCTGAAATTTATTGTGTTATATTTGTTATTGTCACTTGTCCTTTGGTTTAAAGTGGTActgaattacatttttgtttgtttgttttagttaaaGTGCTATTATAATCCAAATTTCAAACGTGGCTGTCCCCAACTTTTAGTAAGAGTGAAAAGAAGAATTAACGTTAAAAATGCTTCACTTACACCTACTTTATTCCATGAAGATTTCAACCAGAGGCATTTTAGAGAAGGGGCTAACAGGGAGAAGCATAATCCTGCCTTAGCTGCTGAAGTTAGTgaagaaagtttattttcaaCCTCTACAAATTTAAAGATGTCTCTAACAAGGGAATCTTCTGTCGGAAAGATAATTGCTAGTTCATCTGACCCAATTATAAGTGGTTTCCCTCCTCCTTCATGTTCAACCTCAATTGGACCATCAGAACAAAGTGCAACAGATCAACGTGCCATTTTAAATCAGTTGAGCACTATTCATATGCACTCTCACAGCACATACATGCAAGCAAGGGGCCGCATTGTGAATTTTATTACAACCACAACTTCTCAATACCACATAATATCTCCCTGTCAAAACAGTTTTTTGCAGCTGATGGTAGAATCACCTGCTGTTCAAATGAGATATCCTGTAGTATCAGTCAATCAGGCTCCACATCCTAACCTGCTACCAGCAGGCCACCGGTGGTTGCAAATGTTCACGATAGCTGATATATCATCTAGCACTCTTTCCAGGCCAGCTACTCAACCATCACCAGTGGACAAATATCACACTAGTTAAAACTGATCTTCCATTAAAACTGCACCAAATTATGTGTGACAATGGAGACTAACATTTacattgacaaaataaataaataaataaagatttctgCAATTACCTTATTGAGCAATAAAATTGCATGTTTacttttatgtttgctttttttatttatgaaagtaTAGTTAAGAGTAAAATGGTGTTTTGTTTCAGTGGCAGGCTATTGTACTACttcttacaaataaatatatggatcatttgaaaggaaatttttcatgtgtctttgtaaGTTCCCTAATTTAGTTCtctgaagaggaagaaacaatAGTCTTTGGGTTCATTTGCTGTTGAAACAACACAATACCACTGCCTGGGTGATTTGTCAAAAGACTTATTttgcttatggttctggaggcagggaagtccaAAGGGCTGCATCTGAGGAGATCTTCTTTGTACGTTACAACATGGCAGGATGGCCCCACAGGATGAAAGACATTCAATGAACAGAAATTTGGGGTAAAACTCATCCTTTGACCCAAAGTCCACCCACACAACACCTAACTTATTCTCCATATAATACTATCTGTCATGAGGTTGCACCCATATGGCTAAGCATCTCTTAAAAGTCTGACCTGTCAACACCATCACAATAGACACAGAATTTCAACGTGAAAATTGGAGGGACATACCATACCAAACAATGACAGCAGGCAAGGGAAGAGAAGTAACTggagttaggaaaaaaaataagtgactTCTCAATTAATCTGGCATAAATAAAATAGGGGCAAGAATTTGCATGGCACAAAGGGAATAAATGCTCACagaaacacacaaagaaacataCAGACAGTCTGAAAATTTAGAGAAAGGTTAACACACACTATATACTTCAGTATTTTCTCAATTACATTTcaccagttattttatttttatttttattttttattttttttattatactttaagttatagggtacatgtgcataacgtgcaggtttgctacatatgtatacatgtgccatgttggtgtgctgcacccatcaactcgtcagcacccatcaattcatcatttatatcaggtataactccccaatgcaatccctcccccctcccccctccccatgataggccccagtgtgtgatgttcccattttaaagttgaattttagttggcaaagatttttttcattgcaGTTCATACCTAGTGAGTTCAGTGACCATGATCACAATTATTTGTGTCATCACTCGAACAATAAATTTTATATCATATTATGCTCTCGGATTGCATCATTGTCAGCACATGGTGGAATTTCACAGCTGGCTGGAACAGTTAACCTTTTTGATCTTACATTACAGCATTCAAACATGTTTGTGTCTTTAATTACCTCCTGTTAGAGTCCACCTTTCATGTTTTCTAATGCACAatttcctccccctcctcctcatcctcctcctcctccttcttctccttctcctcctcctcttcttcttcttcttttttcttcttcttctctgagAAAACCTTGCTATGTTACCCTGACTAGAGAGCAGTGACattatttcagctcactgcaacctcaacctcagCGTTCAAggaattcttatgcctcagcatTTTGAGTAGGTAAAATTACATATGCCCACCATTCtggactaatttttatatttttagtagaaatggggtttcacgttgttggccaggatggtcataactcctggccttatgtgatccacccaccttggcccacaagcatgctgggattaccagcttGAACCACCAAACCCCACCTCTAATTTTCATCACGTTGTTTGATGCTCTATGCAAAATCAGATTTAATTGCTTTTGTCAGGATTTAATATCTTTTAGATTCTGGGTCTATATCCTCAACATGGCTGAACAAATCCCTTCCAGATCtcatatttgttttccttccatCTTCATGTCTTTCTGTTTCACCACAGTCAGACATTCAGATAGCTCCACTTTCAGACATGACCTTATCTATCTGGTAACTTTGGTCCTATCATTTTCTTGGAGATAAAACCCTCCCTCCCTATTTGCCTGTTTAAGATTCCTACAGCACAGACATCACTCCATCCAGGAGGTGTTTCTTATCTATCACATTAGTTTTCTTGTCTATCTGTCTTGGATACCCAGCACTCATGTAACAAAGTATctgatatctatatatctatatctatatctatatctatctatatctatctatctatctatatatgtgtgtgtgtatgtgtgtgtatatatattcctctgaatatatgtgtgtgtgggggggggtgtgtgtgtgtattccagcactttgggaggccgaggcaactggatctcctgaggtcaggagttccagaccagcctgaccaacatggagaatcccttctctactaaaaatacaaaattagcccagtatgAGGGCATATTCCTAAAATccaagttactcaggaggctcaggcgggGCAATCCCTTCAACCCaagaggtgaagcttgcagtgagctgagatagcatagcattgcactccagcctgggtaacaaaagagAAGCTTCATcgcagaaaagaaaagagaagagcagagatgagaagagaagagaaaataaaataaaacaaatgattttaATACCTATATTAGAGGTTTTATTTGTTAAGTGACAAATATTTAATAGAAGTCAAGCACTTTTTTCTAATTCACTGAAGCAAAATTAATAGTTGCCAAAGTAACTGCTGTGAAAGCCAGAGATTATAAGTGCAAGACAAATTTAAGGAAAAATCACACtgactatgaagaaaaaaaaaaaaaaaaaaaacatctctGAGGTTTGGACTCCAACAATATTAGTTTGAGATTGAACTTGATCGTTCATTGAAACAGTCAAGGAGGAGTAAATTTAGATATATTCGCAGGAAAGAGACCATTTCTGTGTTTGATGGGGTTGGGTTCCCTGCCTAAATAATTGCTGAAAGAAAGTGTGGTTCAGACATTTAGGTAAAATATTTGAGTCAGTACAGAAAGTCATGTCCCGCAGATATTAGGAACTAACACAGAATGAGGTTTTTAATGAAATCCATGAGAGAAAAGATGTTTATCTCAACCTCTATTGTGTGGAATATTCAAGACTGAGGCTAGATTTTTCATGttacacacaaaataaaactacCGCAAAAGCAGAAACTGGCATAAAATACTAGATTAAACAATTAAGTTCCTGAAAATCTGAAAAGAGTAACATACCTTTCCCTGAGCATGTGTAATTACATTCTAATTTCCTTCgtatattccattccttttgaATGTCCTAGTCTTTAATGTCTGTCTCTGCACCCTccacaaaaagagagagagagagagagagggaaatgaaggaaagaaaaatgatgctGGTTCTTTAAATCCTCAACAAGTCACTTCAGCCTGGAGTGGGAGAAACTGTAACAGTGATACAAGGGGCAATAACAATGGCTGCCTATCTTcctgtacctctgtgagatacATAAAGCAGCAGTCAAAGATTAATTAGTGCACAGGACCTCAAGATTTGGAGGAGGGAGACAGAATCTTTTTGGTCATCCTGGCTCCTGTAAGTTGTGTGTAGGTTTCTCCAGGAACAAGTGCACAGCTGCCTGTCACAGGGCTGGGGAACTAATACTGTGCGAAGAGCTTAAATTGACCAAAATTGTGTTCTTTTGAAGTTGAAAGCCTTTAATAGATTCCAGAATTCCAAAATAGTTACATCAGACAGAATGATTTTGTCCACACTATTGTGTAGGTGGGAAGACCGATTTCTCATGCTTCCTACTCTGCTATTTTCCCAGATTCCCCCTGAGgcattttataacataaaattgcAGAACACATGAAGATGATGAATATTACAAAGGTATAGAGGTTATCTTTGGTAGTAGAAGCCTATGAGGATACTGTATTAATTCacaaatgtaatattattcaatTGATTCATATAACATATTCAATGGAAAACTTTAATGTATGTAATATTTGAAGACCAATTTAGTTACTAAACCATTAAGATATGAAATAGCATCATAACATTAAAATTTTGGTGATTAGTATGACGAGATCAACTGTGATATCAAACACAAGCTCTACACCCTGCACTCATTTCTAATTTAATGGCATCTATTCATGAATGACTCATttatcattttgtacattttgtacCTGTATTCATCTGGATATAGTATCAAATTGGAGTGCCATAGACCAGCATACAACCAATAGTGATATGCATTTATTCAGTCAGCAAATGCTGCAAAAGAAACCACTAGATTCTAGTTATAAATATTATCAGCATATATCAAAAAGCTTCTATGAAGTAGTTTTCTGTATGGaatatgtggaaaataaattcatacatataatttaaataaaattaacataacaGAAAAATGTCATCCTTTTTAACAAAGTAGAATTTAATTATATAGATATAGTCActtggaaaaataaagataagagcatATACCATAAAATAAAGTTGTTAGGATccaatggaataaaaaatatgaaaatatactcTAAATTTTAAGTCACTGCATACATTAAAAAAggaatttctatatttttgacAGTGTTATATGCAAATATCAATAAATTTTACTATACTCTTTACAAGGATTTCAGTCAAAATACTGACTAAATTAAATAAAGAGCAATTTTAATTAGGAAATTAGCACTCTAACTACAGATGATTGCAAATTTTGTTTGTAACAGCTCCTCTAGGCACAccgctatttattattattctgggtctctctgtgagggtgttttggaTGAGATAAACATGTGCATTGGTACACTGAGTACAGTAGTTTCTTCTTATCCTTGGAAGGGAGATAGCTTCAAAAATCTTCAGTGTATGACTGCAATCACAAATAGTTCTGAGTCTGACGGCTGTCAATCAGGACATATTTCTGTTCATCTCTTCCACCCACAAATGTAAAGCCTTTTCCATCTTAACCAAGCACTTATCACACACCGTGGCTATAAATTCTGCATTTTGAGATATGACAGCAAAAATAgcctgaatttattttcttcttcacaatttcatggaTAGAAAATTCACTTTTACTGTGAATTTAGCAACGTCAACACACAATATTTTTCCTTGTTGAGGACTTTCACTTTTTCACTTAGAGGACGCACTTTACTTTCGGCATATTCAAATTACCAGCATCACCACTATTACACTTTGGGGCCATTACGAAGTACAATAAGGGGTCCTTGATCACCAACACTGCCGCTGCCCTGCTATACTgcaacagtcaagctgagaatcaagcagctactaagtgactaatgggtggGTGGTGTATACAGAATGGATCTGTTGGGCAAAGGGGTGATTCATATCCTACCAGGGACAGTGTGGGATGCTGTAAGACTGCATCATGCTACTCCAAATGgcatgtaatttaaaatgtatgaattgcttatttctgaCATTTCCTGTTTGACATATTTGAATAGTGCTTGACCACATGTTAATGAAAATGCAGAACTACAGATAAGGGAAGATGACCAGGAAGCAGCTAGCCCTCACTA
This portion of the Piliocolobus tephrosceles isolate RC106 unplaced genomic scaffold, ASM277652v3 unscaffolded_31887, whole genome shotgun sequence genome encodes:
- the LOC111534467 gene encoding heat shock transcription factor, Y-linked-like produces the protein MEHGSSETQDFSPKDELTVSEASTRSPLCEHTFPGDSDLKSMIEENAFQVLSQGFFLQRPRYTVCVSEPDKDNDFFSLTFPGKLWKIVESDQFKSISWDENGTCIVIYEEHFKKEILERKNPCRIFQTDSIKSFVRQLNLYGFSKIRPNFQRSAFLPTFLAKEKESCVLSKLKCYYNPNFKRGCPQLLVRVKRRINVKNASLTPTLFHEDFNQRHFREGANREKHNPALAAEVSEESLFSTSTNLKMSLTRESSVGKIIASSSDPIISGFPPPSCSTSIGPSEQSATDQRAILNQLSTIHMHSHSTYMQARGRIVNFITTTTSQYHIISPCQNSFLQLMVESPAVQMRYPVVSVNQAPHPNLLPAGHRWLQMFTIADISSSTLSRPATQPSPVDKYHTS